From Mya arenaria isolate MELC-2E11 chromosome 12, ASM2691426v1, the proteins below share one genomic window:
- the LOC128212097 gene encoding tenascin-R-like, which produces MFLRISIFLVVVGSTFCKVLINVDQCSSNEQVVVTNTKTYCCENLKDIVENATRSVLDEYIARTKYTAGPTPSSSPVTFPGDCQGVLEQGNIETGVYTVYLEGSETSAFDVRCDMETDNGGWTVFQRRVSASDFNKTWDEYKHGFGDLDGNFWLGNDKIVSLCSDEPCMLRIDMEWGGETRYAQYSRFSVEKESRNYTLHVDGYNGTAGDSLAYHDNREFSTNDRDNDASVTDCAKRFLGGWWYNSCHYANMNGDYGNTVFGKGMNWYTWTDHYGSLSMTEMKIRRAPRN; this is translated from the coding sequence ATGTTCCTAAGAATTTCCATTTTTCTCGTGGTTGTGGGCTCCACTTTTTGCAAGGTTTTGATCAACGTTGATCAATGTAGCAGCAATGAGCAGGTCGTCGtgacaaacacaaaaacatattgctGTGAAAATTTGAAGGATATTGTTGAAAATGCGACGAGGTCTGTGCTGGACGAGTACATCGCTAGGACGAAGTATACGGCCGGTCCTACACCTTCTTCTTCTCCCGTGACATTTCCAGGTGATTGTCAAGGCGTATTGGAGCAGGGAAATATCGAAACTGGCGTATATACCGTCTATCTAGAGGGATCGGAAACATCTGCATTCGACGTCCGATGTGACATGGAGACCGACAATGGAGGATGGACTGTTTTCCAAAGGCGGGTGTCTGCTTCAGACTTCAATAAAACATGGGATGAGTACAAACATGGCTTTGGAGACTTGGATGGCAACTTTTGGCTCGGCAATGACAAAATTGTCTCCTTATGTAGTGACGAACCCTGTATGTTGAGGATTGACATGGAGTGGGGCGGCGAAACTCGCTATGCACAGTATAGTAGGTTTTCGGTAGAAAAAGAATCTCGAAACTACACGCTTCACGTGGATGGATACAATGGCACCGCAGGGGATAGTTTAGCGTATCACGATAACAGAGAGTTTTCAACAAATGACCGAGACAACGATGCTAGTGTAACCGACTGTGCAAAAAGATTTTTAGGAGGATGGTGGTATAACAGTTGCCATTATGCAAATATGAACGGTGACTATGGAAATACAGTATTCGGCAAAGGGATGAACTGGTACACCTGGACTGACCATTATGGTTCCCTTTCTATGACTGAAATGAAAATTCGACGCGCACCACGAAAC